The Patescibacteria group bacterium genome includes a window with the following:
- the topA gene encoding type I DNA topoisomerase, whose amino-acid sequence MDLIIVESPTKAKTITKFLKRGYKVTSCFGHIRDLPKSKLGVDVDHNFEPKYVIPVKAKKTVKELKEIVKKMDNVILAPDEDREGEAIAWHLLSALKLKENKTKRIVFHEITESAIKQALKNPRNINMDMVNAQQARRILDRLVGYELSPFLWRKVVKGLSAGRVQSVAVRLIVEKEREIQAFKEEEYWNIEANFIQENEKNKENFFVAKLARINDKRLGKLEIKNKKESDKILSDLKNAKYAVLDIKKRETKKTPPPPFITSSLQQSANNGFGFSSKKTMMIAQQLYEGIKLGEKKTTGLITYMRTDSVNLSQKFLSEAKELIEKIYGKKYSLASPRYYKTKQKTAQEAHEAIRPTEVIHMPKEIKQYLTNDQYKLYDLIWRRALATQITESLIGATAVNIKTNDKKYQFTANGNIIIFDGFLKIYPDKIKENILPNLKENDLLKSLAMKALQHFTQPPARYNDASLVKVLEKYGIGRPSTYAPTIGTILTRGYVEREGKNLKPKEIAFIVIDLLVKHFSDIVDYEFTAKMEDDLDKIASHSKDWHLIIKNFYKPFKKNLMEKENEITKKNLGMEQATDQKCDKCGSPMIIKMGRFGKFLACSNFPDCKNTKQINEKGEIEKPESTNEKCDKCGSPMIIKMGRFGKFLACSGYPDCRNIKPIVKSTGVKCTECEKGEIVEKKTRKGKIFFACNQYPDCKFALWSKPTGEKCSKCGGLMVYGKDNTVVCSNKECK is encoded by the coding sequence ATGGATTTAATAATAGTTGAGTCGCCGACAAAGGCCAAGACAATCACAAAATTTTTAAAAAGAGGTTATAAGGTAACTTCTTGTTTTGGGCATATTAGAGATTTGCCAAAATCAAAACTTGGCGTTGATGTTGATCATAATTTTGAGCCAAAATATGTTATTCCTGTTAAGGCAAAAAAAACAGTTAAAGAATTAAAAGAAATAGTTAAAAAAATGGATAATGTTATTCTTGCTCCTGATGAAGACAGAGAAGGAGAAGCAATCGCGTGGCATTTGCTTTCAGCCTTAAAATTAAAAGAAAACAAAACAAAAAGAATTGTTTTTCACGAAATAACAGAAAGCGCGATTAAACAAGCTTTGAAAAATCCAAGAAATATTAATATGGATATGGTCAACGCCCAGCAAGCGCGCAGAATTTTAGATAGATTAGTTGGCTATGAGCTGTCGCCTTTTTTATGGAGGAAGGTCGTAAAAGGGCTTTCTGCCGGACGCGTTCAATCTGTTGCTGTTCGTTTAATTGTTGAAAAAGAAAGAGAAATTCAGGCTTTTAAAGAAGAGGAATATTGGAATATAGAAGCTAATTTTATTCAAGAAAACGAAAAAAATAAAGAGAATTTTTTTGTCGCGAAACTTGCGCGTATTAATGATAAAAGATTAGGCAAATTAGAAATCAAAAACAAAAAAGAATCTGACAAAATACTTAGTGATTTAAAAAACGCGAAATATGCTGTTTTAGATATTAAAAAACGCGAAACAAAAAAAACTCCGCCTCCTCCATTTATTACTTCCAGCTTGCAACAATCAGCGAACAATGGTTTTGGATTTTCATCTAAAAAAACAATGATGATAGCTCAACAGCTTTATGAAGGAATTAAATTAGGAGAGAAAAAAACAACAGGGCTTATTACATATATGAGAACCGACAGCGTTAATTTAAGCCAAAAATTTTTAAGCGAAGCAAAAGAGTTAATTGAAAAAATATACGGAAAAAAATATAGCTTGGCATCTCCGCGCTATTATAAAACAAAACAAAAAACAGCGCAGGAAGCCCATGAAGCAATCAGGCCGACTGAGGTTATTCACATGCCAAAAGAAATCAAACAATATTTGACCAATGACCAATATAAACTTTATGATTTAATTTGGAGGAGGGCATTGGCAACGCAAATCACAGAAAGCTTGATTGGCGCGACAGCTGTTAATATAAAAACCAATGACAAAAAATATCAATTTACTGCTAACGGAAATATTATAATTTTTGATGGATTTTTAAAAATTTATCCAGACAAAATTAAAGAAAATATTTTGCCTAACTTAAAAGAAAATGATTTGTTAAAATCATTAGCAATGAAAGCACTTCAGCATTTTACCCAGCCACCGGCAAGATATAACGATGCGAGCCTTGTTAAAGTTTTAGAAAAATATGGAATTGGAAGGCCGTCAACTTACGCGCCGACTATTGGCACAATTTTAACAAGAGGTTATGTTGAGCGAGAAGGAAAAAACTTAAAACCAAAAGAAATCGCTTTTATTGTAATTGATTTATTGGTCAAACATTTTTCCGATATCGTTGATTATGAATTTACCGCGAAAATGGAGGACGATTTGGATAAAATAGCTAGTCACAGCAAAGACTGGCATTTAATAATTAAAAATTTTTATAAACCCTTTAAAAAAAATCTTATGGAAAAAGAAAATGAGATTACTAAAAAAAATTTAGGAATGGAACAAGCAACAGATCAAAAATGCGACAAATGCGGATCCCCAATGATTATAAAAATGGGGCGGTTTGGAAAATTCCTGGCATGTAGTAATTTTCCTGATTGTAAAAATACAAAACAGATAAACGAAAAAGGCGAGATTGAAAAACCTGAATCAACAAATGAGAAATGCGACAAATGCGGATCCCCAATGATTATAAAAATGGGGCGGTTTGGAAAATTCCTGGCATGCTCTGGTTATCCTGATTGCAGAAACATAAAGCCGATAGTTAAATCCACTGGGGTTAAATGCACTGAATGTGAAAAAGGAGAAATCGTTGAGAAAAAAACAAGAAAAGGAAAAATATTTTTCGCTTGTAATCAATATCCTGATTGCAAATTCGCGCTTTGGAGTAAGCCAACAGGAGAAAAATGTTCTAAATGTGGGGGCCTAATGGTTTATGGAAAAGATAATACAGTCGTCTGTTCCAATAAAGAATGCAAATAA